A genomic region of Xiphophorus couchianus chromosome 9, X_couchianus-1.0, whole genome shotgun sequence contains the following coding sequences:
- the fkbp2 gene encoding peptidyl-prolyl cis-trans isomerase FKBP2, giving the protein MRLLLLVVMAALSLGPAAVSGADKKKLQIGIKKRVDNCPIKSRKGDVLNMHYTGKLEDGTEFDSSIPRDRPFTFTLGTGQVIKGWDQGLLGMCEGEKRKLVIPAELGYGDRGAPPKIPGGATLIFEVELLSIERRSDL; this is encoded by the coding sequence ATGCGGCTGCTGTTGCTGGTTGTAATGGCGGCTCTCTCCCTCGGCCCCGCGGCGGTTAGCGGAGCCGACAAGAAGAAGCTGCAGATCGGGATCAAGAAGCGAGTGGACAACTGTCCCATCAAGTCCCGCAAAGGCGACGTGCTGAACATGCACTACACCGGCAAGCTGGAGGACGGAACCGAGTTCGACAGCAGCATTCCCCGGGACCGGCCGTTCACCTTCACCCTGGGAACCGGCCAGGTGATCAAGGGCTGGGACCAGGGCCTGCTGGGCATGTGCGAGGGCGAGAAGAGGAAGCTGGTCATCCCGGCGGAGCTGGGCTACGGAGACCGGGGAGCTCCGCCGAAGATCCCCGGAGGAGCGACGCTCATCTTCGAAGTGGAGCTGCTGAGCATCGAAAGGAGATCGGACCTTTGA
- the ncbp2 gene encoding nuclear cap-binding protein subunit 2, translating into MSAKLNALTSDSYIEVSQYRDQHFKGNRYEQEKLLKQSNTLYVGNLSFYTTEEQVHELFSKCGDVKRIIIGLDKIKKTACGFCFVEYYTRGDAENAMRFVNGTRLDDRIIRTDWDAGFKEGRQYGRGKSGGQVRDEYRQDYDPARGGYGKLAQQHRSTERPNSF; encoded by the exons ATGTCCGCGAAGCTAAACGCTTTGACTAGCGATTCATACATCGAGGTCAGTCAGTACAGAGACCAGCACTTTAAG GGGAATCGCTATGAACAGGAGAAGTTGCTGAAGCAGAGCAATACTCTATATGTGGGGAATCTCTCCTTCTACACCACCGAGGAGCAG GTGCATGAACTGTTTTCTAAATGTGGCGACGTGAAGCGCATCATCATAGGTCTGGATAAGATCAAGAAGACGGCTTGTGGATTCTGTTTTGTAGA ATATTACACACGGGGAGACGCGGAGAACGCCATGCGCTTCGTTAACGGCACACGACTGGACGATCGCATCATCAGGACGGACTGGGACGCCGGCTTCAAGGAGGGCAGGCAGTACGGCCGCGGGAAATCTGGAGGACAA GTGAGGGATGAGTACAGGCAGGACTACGACCCGGCCAGAGGCGGCTACGGTAAGCTAGCTCAGCAGCATCGGAGCACAGAGAGACCGAACTCTTTTTAG